The following nucleotide sequence is from Candidatus Hydrogenedentota bacterium.
CATCTGTCCCCGGTCTGGTAAACTATCCCGGTCCCGCACGGCGCGGTACGCGCGCAAACAGGATGACCATATGACCGAGCCTTTCAGAGTGCTGGTGGTGGACGCGGACGCGGCCACGCGGCGGATGGCCGCGGAGGCCCTGGCGGGCCACTGCTTCCGCGACGCGCGCCTGGAGGGGGACGCCCCCCTCACCGTGGACGCCACGGACGCGCCCTGCGACGGCTGCGCGCGCATCAGCGCGATGCGGCCCCATGTCCTGGTGCTGGACAACGAGCTGCCCTGCGTGTCCGGCGCGGACCTGCTGGCGCAGGTGCGCGAGGGCCGCGCGGACATGGCGGTGATCATGACCGAGGCCCGCCCCTCCTACGCCGCCGCCGTGGACGTCACGCGCCGGGGCGCCTTCGACTTCCTGCCCAAGCCCTTCACGGCGGACGCCCTGCGCGCCGCGGTGGACAAGGCCCTGCGCCACCTGGTGGACACGCGCCGGGACCGCCTGCACGCCGCCGAAAAAAAGCGCCTGCGCTTCGAGTTCGTCTCCGTGCTGGCCCACGAGCTGAAGGCGCCCCTGGCCGCCGTGGAAAGCTGCCTCCAGGTGCTCGAGGCGCGCGCCCTCGGGCCAAACCTGGACGACTACGGCGAGTTTCTCGCCCGCGCCACACGGCGCGTGGCGGCCATGCGCGGGCTGGTGGGCGACCTGCTCGACCTCACCCGCGTCGAGTCCGGTGAGCGGCCCCGCGGCCTGGAGTTCATGGACGCCGCGGCCGCCGCGCGCGGCGTGATGGAGACCCTGGAGCCCGAGGCGCGGGAGAAGGGCGTCTCCCTCGCGCTGGACGCGCCGGATCGCATGCGCATCCGCGCGGACCGGTGGGAGTTCGACGCCATTCTCTCCAACCTCCTGTCCAACGCCGTCAAGTACAACCGGAAAGGCGGCCGCGCCGGGGTGACGCTGGCGCTGGACGGGGACCATGTGGTCATCGCCGTGAGCGACACGGGCATCGGCATGACGGAGGAGGAGCAGGGGCGGCTCTTCCAGGAATTCGGCCGCATCCGAAACCGGGAGACGGAGAACATCCTCGGTTCGGGGCTGGGCCTGAGCCTGGTGCGGAAACTGGCCGCGCTCTACGGCGGCGAAGTGCGCGTGGAGAGCGCCCCCGGCGAGGGAAGCCGCTTCACCGTGACCCTGCGGCGCTGCCGCGGCGCGGACCTGGCGGAGTAGGCGCAAGCCCGCGGGGACACGGACAAACACAGACAGGCACGGACCTATGGACAGGATTGACACAGAATATCCAATGATCGGCATCATTCAGGACGCATGTTGTCCGTGTCTGTCCGTGTCCGTCCGTGTCCCCCCCACTGATCCCGCCCAACCCCAAAGGAACACCATGACATGCAGGTCATCATTCAGGACAGCAGGGAGGCCGCCGTCGAGCTGACGGCCCGGACCATCGCCCGGCAGCTCCGCCGCAAGCCCAACTCGGTCATCGGCCTGGCCACGGGCCGCACAATGGAGGGGCTCTACGCCCGCCTGGCCAGGATGCACGCAGAGGAGGGGCTGGACTTCTCGCTGGCCGTCACGTTCAACCTGGACGAGTATGTGGGACTGCCGCCGGAGCACCCCAACTCCTACCGCTATTACATGAACCACCACCTCTTTCACCGGGTGAACATTGACCTGCGCAACACGCATCTGCCGGACGGCATGGCCGCCGACCCCGAGGCGGCGGGCGCGGTCTACGAGGCGCTCATCGAGGACGCGGGCGGGATTGACCTCCAACTGCTGAGCATCGGCGAGTCCGGGCACATCGGGTTCAACGAGCCGCTCTCGGCGATGTTCTCGCGCACCCGCGTGAAGGCGCTCACGCCGAAGACGGTCGAGCAGAACGCGCCGCTCTTCGCCCGCCCCGAGGAGATGCCCCGGCTCGCCGTCACCATGGGCGTGGGCACCATCCTCGACGCGGAGCGCTGCCTGATGCTGGTGACCGGCGCGAACAAGGCGGAGGTCCTGGCCAAGGCCGTCGAGGGGCCGGTCACCTCGATGATCTCCGCCACCGCGCTCCAGCTCCACCCGAACTGCACCGTCGTCTGCGACGCGGACGCGGCGGCCCGCCTGGAGCAGCGCGAGTATTACCGCTGGATTTTCGAGAACGACCCGCAGTGGGAGGAGTTCCGGTAAGGGGGTGGAAGAACATCCCCCGCCGCTCCGCGGCACCCCCTTCAAAGGGGGACAGGGGCATCTCTTTTTACTGAGTTGTTTGCGGCGGCTCAAGGTATAGCGCATGGACTGTCCGCCGCCAATCATTGACATGAAACAGGGCGGGTCTTGTCCCCCTTTGAAGGGGGTGCCGCGGAGCGGCGGGGGATGTCACTGACGGTCCTTTTCGGCCAAAACACAGACAGGCGTCCCCCACTACAGAAGGGGAAAAGAGGAAACGCCCCGGACTATTCCGCCACGGCGCCCGTCACCCCTCCAGCCGGATGATGCAGACGTGGGCGAAGTCGGGGGACCGCAGGGCGCCGTCCGCGTCCACGGCGACCCGGTGCCTGGCGTCAAAGTCGCACCAGGCCTCGGCGCCGCTGAATTGCCTCCCCAGGTCAAGCCGCAGGTCCGCATGGTGGCGGCGCCCCTTTCCCTTGTGCACCAGGAAAAGCAGCCACCCGCCCGTTTCCGGATTGTGGAAAGGCGTCACATGCGTGTCCCCGTTCTCCGGGCCCACGGCCACCGGGCGCGGCGCGCCCGACAGGGTCACGGAACTGATGAGTCGGTCCCGCAGGGAGCGGCGCAACTCCGGCGTGCGCTCCGGGTCGGGCGCCTCCACCAGCACCGGCGGGGTGTTCCCGTAGACCTGCTCGCGGCGGAGCCGCCCCCAGTATCTCCGTCCCGCCTTCTCCCCCATGGACAGCACGCCCTCCATGCCCTCCAGTTGCGGCGTGAGGGGCAGCCCGCGCAGGTTCTTTTCGGGCAGGCGCCCGCTGCTGATGATTTTCCCGCCGGACCGCGCGAAACGGAGCAGCGCCCCGTGCGCGGCGTCGGGCAGCACCGGGCAGTCGGACATGAACAGCACGCGGTACCCGCCGAGGGCGTCCGGCGCGGCCCGCTCCAGCTCGTAGGGCGTCCAGACATCCGGCGTGAAGCCCGAGTCCAGCAGCAGGTGGTAGAGCCCGCCGCTGTCAACCATGTCGCCCTTCATGCCGTCCCCGTCCGCGCTGGAGAAGCTCATCAACGGCATGAGCTGGGCCGCGTTGGTGTGCGGCCGGAAACCCCGCAGCGCGTCGTGCGCGGCGAGGGTGTCGCGGATCAGCCGGTCCCGGTCCGGGGCGGCCATGCGCTGGAGGAAGGCGTAGTCCGGCACGCCCTTCCACCCGTACCAGAACCCGCCGGTCATGCCGTGCTGGATGCAGGCCATGGTGCCCCGGTAAATCGGCTCGAAACCCGAGTACAGGCCGTAGGGGAAGTCTATGAGGTCCGTGGACCACACGGGCTTGCCGTATTTCCGCGCCGTGTCCACCACGTTGGCGGCCCAGGTGTAATCGTCCCCGGCGATGCACATCTGGATGCCGTTCACGTCAATGGCGGGGGAGTTCGCCAGGCTGATGTCCAGCCGCTGGTTCGTCATGGCGTGGTCCCACTGGGCCTGCTGCGCGAAGACAAAGCCGACGTAACTCACCACCAGCCGGTCCGGGTCGTTCCG
It contains:
- the nagB gene encoding glucosamine-6-phosphate deaminase; its protein translation is MQVIIQDSREAAVELTARTIARQLRRKPNSVIGLATGRTMEGLYARLARMHAEEGLDFSLAVTFNLDEYVGLPPEHPNSYRYYMNHHLFHRVNIDLRNTHLPDGMAADPEAAGAVYEALIEDAGGIDLQLLSIGESGHIGFNEPLSAMFSRTRVKALTPKTVEQNAPLFARPEEMPRLAVTMGVGTILDAERCLMLVTGANKAEVLAKAVEGPVTSMISATALQLHPNCTVVCDADAAARLEQREYYRWIFENDPQWEEFR
- a CDS encoding response regulator, which translates into the protein MTEPFRVLVVDADAATRRMAAEALAGHCFRDARLEGDAPLTVDATDAPCDGCARISAMRPHVLVLDNELPCVSGADLLAQVREGRADMAVIMTEARPSYAAAVDVTRRGAFDFLPKPFTADALRAAVDKALRHLVDTRRDRLHAAEKKRLRFEFVSVLAHELKAPLAAVESCLQVLEARALGPNLDDYGEFLARATRRVAAMRGLVGDLLDLTRVESGERPRGLEFMDAAAAARGVMETLEPEAREKGVSLALDAPDRMRIRADRWEFDAILSNLLSNAVKYNRKGGRAGVTLALDGDHVVIAVSDTGIGMTEEEQGRLFQEFGRIRNRETENILGSGLGLSLVRKLAALYGGEVRVESAPGEGSRFTVTLRRCRGADLAE